The proteins below come from a single Podarcis muralis chromosome 8, rPodMur119.hap1.1, whole genome shotgun sequence genomic window:
- the CAVIN4 gene encoding caveolae-associated protein 4 — protein MDHREATLEADKIHQNRLPSVPDDNDEEQDAAFTIVRVLDKVATIVDSVQASQKRIEERHREMEDAIKTIQIDILKLAQAHNNTSYTVNKLLEKTRKVSARVKEVRARVEKQNANVQKVEAKQEEMLRKNKFHVVIYQEDIPCPLSLSVIKDRTQGEHLGDAFCPPDDLSSDEEYYIEESKAARFKKSGMRRINNIKKAFSRENLQKTRQNFGKRVDRLRTRIVTPERRERIRQSGERLRQTGIRFKKNISNAAPTKETFKKKKKPKEQAVAEGQDGTQEATGDTTTTADSGDAEPVSEEISYTEVITKVKKDKGGESKGPSQAEEKIVITPEKIVLKQEAKEDEDVLLLDLKQSA, from the exons ATGGATCACCGCGAAGCCACCTTGGAGGCGGATAAAATCCACCAGAATCGCCTGCCCAGCGTCCCGGACGACAACGACGAGGAACAAGATGCCGCCTTTACCATTGTCAGAGTCCTGGACAAAGTGGCGACCATTGTGGACAGCGTGCAAGCGAGTCAGAAACGCATCGAAGAGAGGCACAGAGAAATGGAGGATGCCATCAAGACCATTCAGATAGACATTCTGAAGCTCGCTCAGGCCCACAACAACACCAGCTACACAGTCAACAAGCTGCTGGAGAAAACCCGCAAAGTGAGCGCTCGTGTCAAAGAAGTGCGGGCACGTGTCGAGAAGCAGAACGCGAACGTGCAGAAGGTTGAGGCTAAGCAAGAGGAAATGCTGCGGAAAAACAAATTTCATGTTGTCATTTACCAG GAGGACATTCCGTGCCCATTGTCTCTGTCAGTTATCAAAGACCGGACACAAGGGGAACACCTAGGAGATGCCTTCTGCCCACCTGACGATCTTTCTTCCGATGAGGAGTATTACATAGAAGAAAGCAAAGCAGCCCGGTTTAAGAAGTCAGGCATGAGACGTATCAACAATATAAAGAAGGCCTTCTCAAGAGAGAACCTCCAGAAGACAAGGCAAAATTTTGGCAAGAGGGTGGACAGGCTCCGAACTAGAATAGTGACGCCAGAGAGGAGAGAGCGAATAAGGCAGTCAGGAGAGAGGCTGAGGCAAACTGGGATAAGATTTAAGAAAAATATATCCAATGCAGCACCAACCAAGGAGaccttcaagaagaagaagaaacctaaAGAGCAGGCAGTGGCTGAAGGTCAAGATGGAACCCAAGAGGCTACTGGcgatacaacaacaacagctgataGTGGGGATGCCGAGCCAGTCTCTGAAGAAATTTCCTACACAGAGGTAATAACCAAAGTGAAGAAAGACAAAGGTGGTGAATCAAAAGGCCCTTCTCAGGCCGAAGAGAAGATAGTGATTACTCCTGAAAAAATAGTGCTCAAGCAGGAGGCAAAAGAAGACGAGGATGTCCTTCTATTGGATCTGAAGCAATCTGCCTAA